A region from the Oncorhynchus keta strain PuntledgeMale-10-30-2019 chromosome 5, Oket_V2, whole genome shotgun sequence genome encodes:
- the LOC118384560 gene encoding ADP-ribosylation factor-like protein 4D: protein MGNQLTEIAPNTPFLPNFQSLHVVVIGLDSAGKTSLLYRLKLREFVETIPTKGFNTERIKVAVGSSRATTTFQVWDVGGQEKLRPLWKSYTRRTDGLVFVVDAAETERMEEAKVELHRISRSAENQGVPILVLANKQDLDSAVSAVEVEKALALHELSNSTLHHTQGCSALNGQGLQPGLEKLYEMILKRKKLLRHSKKKR, encoded by the coding sequence ATGGGCAACCAGCTAACAGAGATCGCCCCCAACACTCCTTTCCTCCCCAACTTCCAGTCTCTGCATGTGGTCGTCATCGGCCTGGACTCTGCAGGAAAGACCTCCCTGCTGTACAGACTAAAGCTCCGGGAATTTGTGGAGACTATCCCCACAAAGGGCTTCAACACTGAACGGATTAAAGTAGCAGTTGGAAGCTCGCGGGCCACCACCACCTTCCAGGTGTGGGACGTGGGCGGTCAGGAGAAGCTGCGGCCCCTGTGGAAGTCATACACGCGTCGCACCGATGGCCTGGTGTTTGTTGTGGATGCTGCAGAAACTGAGCGTATGGAGGAGGCCAAGGTGGAGCTCCACCGCATCAGTCGCTCGGCAGAGAACCAGGGAGTACCAATTCTGGTGCTTGCCAACAAGCAGGACTTGGACTCTGCAGTCTCTGCTGTGGAGGTGGAGAAGGCCTTGGCCCTCCACGAGCTTAGCAACTCCACACTGCACCACACCCAGGGATGCAGCGCGCTGAACGGTCAGGGGCTCCAACCCGGCCTGGAGAAACTATATGAAATGATCCTAAAGAGGAAGAAGCTGCTCAGACACAGTAAGAAGAAGAGATGA